The following coding sequences are from one bacterium window:
- a CDS encoding aminoacyl-histidine dipeptidase has protein sequence MSQDTDKIIEIFGQIDAVPRCSKHEEKISRWLCDWAAARGLEHRADSLGNVVMVLPAGEGFESAPTVVIQGHMDMVCEKTPDSPHDFSRDPIRVIREGDWLHADRTTLGADNGIAIAMALALHETGKQEHPRLELLFTVDEEQGLTGANRLEPGFVSGRTVLNLDSEDEGVFTVGCAGGQETAIRLPLELGAVEPGSLALNLTVGGLRGGHSGVDIHKQRASANKLLARLLDALAAELPLRLTALKGGSAHNAIPRDASATVALPKAGLENAVKLAAAFEKTARAEYAAVENTVEIKAAGAGPATGQAVTVAGTRRAVDLLLALPHGVVRMSSDIPGLVETSTNMATLRIENGALHVLNSQRSSVTSRLAALCTKVGAICRLAGAEVTFGSGYPAWQPDMHSPLLARCQRVYHGLFGREAKVEVIHAGLETAVLGARYSGMDMISLGPTIQNPHCPEERVNVPSIDEVWKFLLAILKSFRG, from the coding sequence ATGAGCCAGGACACCGACAAGATAATCGAGATATTCGGACAGATAGACGCCGTGCCGCGCTGCAGCAAGCACGAGGAGAAAATCTCGCGCTGGCTGTGCGACTGGGCCGCCGCCCGCGGCCTGGAGCACCGCGCCGACAGCCTGGGCAACGTGGTCATGGTCCTGCCTGCCGGGGAGGGGTTCGAGAGCGCTCCCACGGTGGTGATTCAGGGCCACATGGACATGGTCTGCGAAAAGACCCCCGACTCGCCGCACGATTTCTCGCGCGACCCGATCCGGGTGATCCGCGAAGGCGACTGGCTGCACGCCGACCGCACCACCCTGGGAGCGGACAACGGTATCGCTATCGCCATGGCCCTGGCCCTGCACGAGACCGGTAAACAAGAGCACCCGCGCCTGGAGCTGCTGTTCACGGTGGACGAAGAGCAGGGGCTGACCGGCGCTAACCGTCTGGAGCCGGGGTTTGTGAGCGGACGGACCGTGCTCAACCTGGACAGCGAGGACGAGGGCGTGTTCACCGTGGGCTGCGCCGGCGGCCAGGAGACCGCGATCCGCCTGCCGCTGGAGCTGGGGGCAGTCGAGCCGGGCAGCCTGGCGCTGAACCTTACCGTGGGCGGCCTGCGCGGCGGGCACTCGGGCGTGGACATCCACAAGCAGCGCGCCTCGGCCAACAAGCTGCTGGCCCGGCTTCTGGACGCCCTGGCCGCGGAGCTGCCGCTGCGCCTGACCGCGCTCAAGGGCGGCAGCGCCCACAACGCGATCCCGCGGGATGCCTCCGCGACCGTGGCCCTCCCGAAAGCCGGACTGGAAAATGCGGTTAAACTCGCCGCCGCGTTCGAGAAGACAGCGCGCGCCGAGTACGCCGCCGTGGAGAATACGGTGGAGATCAAGGCTGCCGGGGCCGGCCCGGCCACCGGGCAGGCGGTCACAGTCGCCGGCACCCGCCGAGCTGTGGACCTCCTTCTGGCCCTGCCCCACGGGGTGGTCCGCATGAGTTCCGACATCCCGGGCCTGGTCGAGACCTCGACCAACATGGCCACGCTTAGAATCGAAAACGGCGCGCTGCACGTGCTGAACAGCCAGCGCAGCTCGGTCACCTCGCGCCTGGCCGCCCTGTGCACCAAAGTCGGGGCGATCTGCCGTCTGGCCGGGGCCGAGGTCACATTCGGCAGCGGCTACCCGGCCTGGCAGCCGGACATGCACAGCCCGCTGCTGGCTCGCTGCCAGCGGGTCTACCACGGGCTGTTCGGCCGGGAGGCCAAGGTCGAGGTGATCCACGCCGGCCTGGAGACCGCCGTGCTGGGGGCGCGTTACAGCGGCATGGACATGATCTCGCTCGGCCCGACCATCCAGAACCCGCACTGCCCTGAGGAACGGGTCAACGTGCCCTCGATCGACGAGGTCTGGAAATTCCTCCTGGCCATTCTCAAGTCGTTCCGGGGCTGA
- a CDS encoding metalloregulator ArsR/SmtB family transcription factor, which produces MSGCDIKRFEQRAAVFKALAHPTRLFIVDELSRGERCVCELTAMVGADISTVSRHLAVLREAGIIEDDKRGQQVFYGLKMKCVAGFFTCVEKAVRERAAALNA; this is translated from the coding sequence GTGAGCGGATGCGACATTAAACGCTTTGAACAGCGGGCTGCCGTTTTCAAGGCCCTGGCCCACCCCACGCGCCTGTTCATCGTGGATGAACTGTCCCGCGGCGAACGCTGTGTCTGCGAGCTGACCGCGATGGTCGGAGCCGACATCTCGACTGTTTCCCGCCACCTGGCCGTTCTGCGTGAGGCCGGGATAATAGAGGATGACAAGCGGGGCCAGCAGGTGTTCTACGGCCTCAAGATGAAATGCGTGGCCGGCTTTTTCACCTGCGTTGAGAAAGCCGTGCGCGAGCGGGCCGCCGCGCTGAACGCTTGA